In Nostoc edaphicum CCNP1411, the sequence TCCTGTTTGGGTGACGGGACAACTATATATTGGCGGTATCGGTTTAGCAAAAGGTTACTGGGAAGACGCAGAAAAAACAAACGCCAGCTTTATTACTCATCCAGTTACCAAAGAAAAATTATATAAAACAGGTGATTTGGGACGTTATTTACCCGATGGGAATATAGAGTTTTTAGGAAGAGAAGATTTTCAAGTCAAAATCAACGGTTATCGCATTGAACTTGGTGAAATTGAAGCAACATTAAAACAGCATCCCACTGTCAAAGAAGCAGTAGTCACCACAGTAGAAAAAACACAACAATTAGTTGCTTATATTGTTAGCGATACACCAACTCCCAATTTAGCAGAAGCTTACCAACCATCTCAACAAGCAGGAGTATTAAGCGATGCTGGAGAACGCATCGAATTTAAACTCCAGCAACCAGGAATCCGCAAATCGGAATCATCGCCAATTACTATTCACTTACCCAAATCTGAACTTGAGCAAACAGCTTATCTAGAACGCCAAAGTTACAGACAATTTTTACCTCAAAAAATCTCCCTAGAACAATTTAGTAAATTTCTCAACTGTCTCCAGCAAATACAACTGGGTGATTATCCCATCCCCAAATATCGCTATCCTTCTGCTGGGAGTCTTTATCCTGTACAAACTTACTTATTCATCAAACCCAACAGCATCGAAACCCTTCCAGCCGGAATATATTATTATCATCCCAGCGACCACAATTTAATCTTACTCCACAGCACCAACGAAATAGACAGCAGCGTTTACCTTGAGAATCAACCACTTTTTCAACAATCCGCTTTTGCGATATATTTGATTGGGAAACTGAGTGCGATCGCACCGATGTATGGAGAAATCGCTAGAGACTTCTGTCTTTTGGAAGCAGGACACATCGGACAATTACTCATGAACAGCGCACCAACACAAGAAATTGGTCTTTGTCCCCTTGGCTATTTAGAATTTCCACCAATTCAAGATTTATTTAAATTAGAAGCCAATCAAATTCTCCTTTATAGCTTTGTTGGTGGGAAAATAGATCCAACAGATTCTCAGCAATGGTCATTAGTTAAAAATTCTCAAACTACCAAATCAAATTCTACCCAACTTCGAGAATATCTACAGCAGAAACTTCCACAATACATGATACCTGCTGAATATATTCTCATTGATACCTTACCTCTAACCCCTAACGGGAAAATAGATAAAAAAGCTTTACCAACTCCCAATATCGCAATAGCCAAATCAGCAACTTTAGTTTTTCCGCAAACTGAAACCGAAAAAACAATCGCTGAGTTTGTCCAACAAATACTGCAAATTGAAGTAGTGGGAATACAGAATAATTTCTTTGAATTAGGAATAGATTCGCTCAAACTCGTGCAGTTGAAGAATCACTTACAAAATCAATTCCAAGTTAACATTCCCATGCGCCAATTATTAGTGGAAACAACAAATATTCAACAACTAGCATTAGCGATTGATGAGCAATTAATTATCGCTAAAATCACACAAAAGCCTTTATCTACAGAACAGGAGGATGAAAAAGAAATAATTCAAATCTAATACCAATTCTGTATGAAGATGCGCCATATATAAGAGGATGTTTGAAAAGTAATGATTGATGTATCAAAGATTTTTACCCCACCCTAACCCTCCCCTTGCAAAGGGGAGGGAACTAGATTTTCTATTTCCCCCCTTTACAAGGGGGGACTAAGGGGGGTAAAAACACAATTAAAATCACAACTTTTCAGGAAAATATCAGACTGATAACTAAACTTATGAACAAAAACCAACTTTTAATCGAACTCGAAAAACGAGGAATCAAACTCTGGTTAGAAAATGACCTATTAAACATCGAAGCACCAAAAGGAACATTAACACCAGAACTACGCGATTCCCTCAAAGAACATAAACCAGAAATTATCAAACTACTAAATCTCAGCAATATAAAAACAACCTCCTTACCAATCATCAAACCAAATCCTCAGCAACTTCACCAACCATTTCCCCTCACCGACATCCAACAAGCGCATTGGTTGGGACGCAATCAAGTATTTGAATTAAGCCATGTCAGCAACCATGTTTACATAGAATTTGAAACTAATAATTTAGACATATCCCGCCTTACAGCAGCTTGGCAAAAACTCATTCAACGTCATGATATGCTACGGGCGATAGTATTACCCACAGGAGAGCAACAAATCTTAGATCAAGTTCACGATTATCAAATTACCATCTTAGATTTGCGAGAATTGGAAACCCAAAAACTCCAAAATGAATTAATAGCAATCCGCGAAAAATTATCTCAGCAAAACTTACCTTCACACCAATGGCCTTGGTTTGATATTCGAGCCACTTATTTAAATCAACAACAAATTCTGCTGCATCTCAGCATGGATTTATTACTGATAGATGCTGCGAGTATTCGGATTTTATTTCACGAATGGAATCAACTTTATCAAAATCTCGAATTATCATTACCACCATTAGAACTGTCATTTCGAGATTACGTCATCGCCAAAAATTCTCTCCAAGACTCAGAATTAGTCAAGCGATCGCAAACTTACTGGTTCAACCGTTTAGATACTCTACCACCAGCACCGGAACTACCCCTAGCTTGTTTTCCTAGTGAATTAAAAGAGTATACATTCAAACGCTATGCTGGAAAACTAGAACCCCATATATGGCAAAAATTAAAACAGCGAGGTCAAAAAGCTGGTTTAACTCCTTCTATCATTTTGCTAACCGCTTTTGCAGAAATTTTAACTTTGTGGAGTAAAAATCCTCACTTCACTCTCAACTTAACTGTCCTGGAACGTCTACCCCTCCATCCTCAAATTAATCAAATTATTGGCGATTTTACCAATACAAATCTCTTAGCAATAGACAATTCATCCCCAAATACATTTACAAATTTAGCTCTAAAAATACAACAGCAATTACTCCAAGACTTAGATCATATTTATATTAGTGGAGTAGAAGTATTGCGGAAATTGCTCAATCAAAAGCAAACAGAATTAACCGCAGCTATGCCTATAGTATTTAGTAGTGTGTTAGGTTTGGGTAATTTTTCTCAAGCAGATTTAGAATATAATTTTTTAGGAGAGGTGGTGTATGGTATTAGCCAAACCCCGCAAGTTTCCTTAGAACATCAAGTTGCAGAACACAATGGAAGCTTAATTTTTAACTGGGATGCAGTAGAAGCACTCTTCCCTGTGGGGATGTTGGATGAAATGTTTACAGTTTACTGCAATTTGGTGGAGCGTTTAGCCCAAGAAGATGAATTGTGGACAGTACCCATAGAATTATTACCACCAATCCCAATTCATCCTCATCCACCAATCCCGCAAACAGCTTTACTCCACACTTTGTTTTTTGAACAAGTATCTCAACGTCCACAACAACAAGCCATCATTAGCAGCGATCGCATTCTCACCTATCAAGAGTTAAGCGATCGCGTCACTGAATTAGCACGACAACTAGGCGATCGTTCTCAGGTGGCGATCGCTATCATTATGGAAAAAGGCTGGAAACAGGTTGTTGCTGCTTTAGCTATCTTTGCTGTTGGTGGTATCTATGTCCCCATCGATCCAGGATTACCACAGGAACGTATATGGTATTGTTTACAACAGGCAGGAGTCAAACTAGTACTGACTGAAACTTGCCTTGTTCATAGTCTGGAATATCCAGAGAACATCCCAATTTTGTGTATAGATTCATTACCAACTCCACCATCTCACCAGCCATTCCAGCAAATCCCAAAACCCACAGACTTAGCCTATATCATCTACACCTCTGGTTCTACAGGAACACCCAAAGGTGTAATGATTACCCATGAAAGTGCAGTCAACACGATTTTAGATATCAACGAACGCTTTCGGATCAGTTCTAGCGATCGCATCTTAGCTATTTCTGCTTTCAGCTTTGATCTCTCAGTTTACGACATCTTCGGCACTCTAGCAGCAGGAGGAACAATAGTCATTCCTGATGCTGCAAACAGTAAAGATCCATCTCATTGGAGTGAATTAATTACCACCCACCAAATCACAATTTGGAACTCAGTTCCCGCTTTCATGCAGATGTTAATTGAGTATAATTTAAATCATTTTAAAGTTATATTTAATACTCTCAGACTAGTTTTATTGAGTGGTGATTGGATACCCCTAAATTTACCTACTCAGATCCAAGCATTATCTCCACAAGCCGAAATCATTAGTTTAGGAGGAGCAACAGAAGCCGCCATCTGGTCAATTTATTATCCAATTACCCAACTTGATCCCAACTGGAAAAGTATTCCCTACGGAAAACCACTTAAAAATCAATATGTTTATGTTTTAAATACATCTCTGAAAAAATGTCCTTTTTGGGTGACAGGAGAATTATATATTGGGGGAATGGGATTAGCAAAAGGTTATTGGCAAGATGAAGAAAAGACAAATGCTAGTTTCATTATTCATCCCGTTACCAAAGAAAAATTATATAAAACAGGTGATTTGGGACGTTATTTACCCGATGGGAATATAGAGTTTTTAGGAAGAGAAGATTTTCAAGTAAAAATCAATGGTTATCGCATTGAACTTGGTGAAATTGAAGCAACATTAAAACAGCATCCTACCGTTAAAGAAGTTATAGTTACAACAATCCCAAAAACACAACAACTAATCGCTTACATTGTTCCACAACCAGAATCAAACATCACCACTCAAGAAATACGTTCTTTTCTCCAAACCAAATTACCAGCATACATGATCCCCTCTACTTTTGTGTTGTTAGCATCTTTCCCGCTCACAGCAAATGGTAAAGTGGATCGTCAGGCGCTATCTATTACTGAAGGTACGCAACCGGAATTAACACAAACTTTTACCCCGCCTCGTAACCAAGTAGAAGAACTATTAATTACAACTTGGGCAGAATTATTTCAACTTCCGCAAATCAGCATCCATGAAAACTTTTTTGCATTAGGTGGACATTCCTTTTTAGCACTACAATTAATATCAAAAATCAATCATAAATTTCAGATAAATATACCTCTTAGTACGCTTTTTCACTATCCAACTGTAGCCGAATTAGGAAATTTTCTGATCCAAAATAATCACGCTTCCTCAACACCTGTATCTTTAGTCCCCATTCAACCACAGGGAACTCAACCACCATTATTCTGTATTCATCCCACAGGGGGACAAGTAATGGTGTATCAACATCTTGCCACCTGTTTAGGAACAGATCAACCTGTATACGCTCTCCAGTCTCGCGCTCTCAACAACTCACTGGATGAGCATAATAGCATTGAAAATATGGCTGTGGAATACGCCAAAATCATTCGCCAACATCAACCTCATGGTGCTTATCATCTCATGGGTTGGTCTATGGGTGGAGTCATTGCTGTTAGTATTTCCAAAGAATTAGAACAGCAAGGATGTAAAGTTGATTTTCTTGGACTTGTAGATGCGTTCTTATTTCCAGATAGTACACCAACTTTTACACCCGATCCTTTATATGAATTAGCATTAGTGTTTGGTGGTACTTTTGTTGATGCTTTGATGACGCTAGATACTGTTCAACAGCAGCAACTACGAGAGCAACTCATAAGTTTAACTTCTGTTGAACGTCTGCAATTAATGATGAATTGGGGAAAATCACAAAATTTACTTTCAAAAGAACTATCAGAAGTATCAATGGAAATATTGCAAAAACAATTAGAACTAACTGAAATTCACCAAAAACTCTTGAAAAACCATCAACCACCTCAAATCCAAACTCAAATTTGTATCTGGTGGGCTGCACAACAACTCACACCTCAATTACCCCGTACCAACTGGAGTCAATATACTATCAACGCAACTCACACAAAAATCTTAGATGGCAACCATTTTACCATCATGCTTCCCCCCTGCAATACAACACTCGCCCAGCAATTACAAGATTACATTTAATTACATACGAGAAGAATTCAAACACTTGTCTCGTTGCTTTTTATATGCTTTCTGCTTCTTATTTTTAATTTAAAACAATGTCTTCATGAAAAGAATATAAGCA encodes:
- a CDS encoding non-ribosomal peptide synthetase, with the protein product MNKNQLLIELEKRGIKLWLENDLLNIEAPKGTLTPELRDSLKEHKPEIIKLLNLSNIKTTSLPIIKPNPQQLHQPFPLTDIQQAHWLGRNQVFELSHVSNHVYIEFETNNLDISRLTAAWQKLIQRHDMLRAIVLPTGEQQILDQVHDYQITILDLRELETQKLQNELIAIREKLSQQNLPSHQWPWFDIRATYLNQQQILLHLSMDLLLIDAASIRILFHEWNQLYQNLELSLPPLELSFRDYVIAKNSLQDSELVKRSQTYWFNRLDTLPPAPELPLACFPSELKEYTFKRYAGKLEPHIWQKLKQRGQKAGLTPSIILLTAFAEILTLWSKNPHFTLNLTVLERLPLHPQINQIIGDFTNTNLLAIDNSSPNTFTNLALKIQQQLLQDLDHIYISGVEVLRKLLNQKQTELTAAMPIVFSSVLGLGNFSQADLEYNFLGEVVYGISQTPQVSLEHQVAEHNGSLIFNWDAVEALFPVGMLDEMFTVYCNLVERLAQEDELWTVPIELLPPIPIHPHPPIPQTALLHTLFFEQVSQRPQQQAIISSDRILTYQELSDRVTELARQLGDRSQVAIAIIMEKGWKQVVAALAIFAVGGIYVPIDPGLPQERIWYCLQQAGVKLVLTETCLVHSLEYPENIPILCIDSLPTPPSHQPFQQIPKPTDLAYIIYTSGSTGTPKGVMITHESAVNTILDINERFRISSSDRILAISAFSFDLSVYDIFGTLAAGGTIVIPDAANSKDPSHWSELITTHQITIWNSVPAFMQMLIEYNLNHFKVIFNTLRLVLLSGDWIPLNLPTQIQALSPQAEIISLGGATEAAIWSIYYPITQLDPNWKSIPYGKPLKNQYVYVLNTSLKKCPFWVTGELYIGGMGLAKGYWQDEEKTNASFIIHPVTKEKLYKTGDLGRYLPDGNIEFLGREDFQVKINGYRIELGEIEATLKQHPTVKEVIVTTIPKTQQLIAYIVPQPESNITTQEIRSFLQTKLPAYMIPSTFVLLASFPLTANGKVDRQALSITEGTQPELTQTFTPPRNQVEELLITTWAELFQLPQISIHENFFALGGHSFLALQLISKINHKFQINIPLSTLFHYPTVAELGNFLIQNNHASSTPVSLVPIQPQGTQPPLFCIHPTGGQVMVYQHLATCLGTDQPVYALQSRALNNSLDEHNSIENMAVEYAKIIRQHQPHGAYHLMGWSMGGVIAVSISKELEQQGCKVDFLGLVDAFLFPDSTPTFTPDPLYELALVFGGTFVDALMTLDTVQQQQLREQLISLTSVERLQLMMNWGKSQNLLSKELSEVSMEILQKQLELTEIHQKLLKNHQPPQIQTQICIWWAAQQLTPQLPRTNWSQYTINATHTKILDGNHFTIMLPPCNTTLAQQLQDYI